TTAAATTTGACTCTGTCTTCTTCTGTTACACAACCATCAATCTTGGCGTAATAAACCTTTTTGACATGTTTTTTAGGTGATAATAAATTGTGATTAAGTTTGCCATCATTGGTTATAATCAGCAACCCTTCTGTATCTTTGTCTAAACGCCCGACTGGAAATAAATCTTTCCTTTTTTTATCCTTAATTAAATCAATAACTGTGGTATCCTTTTTGTCTTCTGTTGCTGAAATAACACCTGCTGGTTTATTAAGTATATAATATTCGTAGTTTACATAAGAAACGACTTGATTGTTATAGCATACTGTGTCCGTTTCTGTATTAACCTTACAATCAGCCTTTTTTACTGTTTCATTATTAATGGATACTAAACCTTTTCTAATATATTGTTTGACTTCAGTTCTTGTTCCTATGCCCATATTGGCTAAGAATTTATCCAATCTTAATTGTTGTTTCATTACATCCACCGCCAACCTGTATAGTACTTATTTTTTAACATATTGTTATTGGATTTGCCCCATCCTAAAGGATATCCGTCTACACCTACTAGATTCCAACCCTTGTTTGCTTCTATTCGTAATGACTCACCTTTTAGGTATCGTATGACTGCTTCTTGATTGACAGAAAAATCAATGGCATGTTTTGCTTGGTTTAAAGACAGTCCCATCGCCAGACTTTGTGAGGGTTCAAATCTATCTTTTTTTATTTCACCTAAATACCAACCGGTTCTTAAAAGTCTTAATCCTTTTACATTAGGCATTCCTTCAGGCAAGTAATATGCTTTGTTTTGTATAATATCTATTCTAGTATAGTCAAAGTCTAATAACAAGTTCTCTTCTATAAATTCTGTTACAATTTTTACTTGTTGGTTATTTTTTTTATATGAATAGTCTTTTACCGTTGTATTAGACGCCGTTTCTTCTTTTCTTAATAAAGCAATAAAATGGCCTTCACCATTGATTTTGTGTGGCCATAATCGAATACAATTTTCTAGTTCTGTGTGAGAACTGTTAATCCATTCTGGTTTTCCATTGTCGAATCCATTTGACTTTGGTAAGGGTTCAATGGTAAAGCCTAGGTGATGGTCTAATAAATGCTGAATAACGGCTTCATTTTCTTCTGGTGCAAATGTGCAGGTAGAATACAATAATAATCCTCCCGGTTTTAACATTGTAGCCGCATCTAAAATAATTTGTTTTTGTAAAGTTGCATATTCTAAAACACTTTCTGCTGACCAGTTTTTTATCATTGAAGGGTCTTTCCTAAACATACCTTCTCCTGAACAAGGTGCATCTACTAATATTTTATCAAAATATCCCTTAAAATGGTGTGCTAACTTTTCTGAAGGTTCGCTAGAAACGATGACATTGGTGATACCTGATAATTCAATGTTTTTTAATAACCCTTTTGCTCTTGAATTGCTAATATCATTAGAAAATAGTATACCTGTACCTTGTAGTTTTGCACCTAATTCTGTACTTTTTCCTCCAGGAGCTGCGCAAAGATCTAAAACTTTATCGCCTTTTTCAATGGGAAATACATTGGCTGGTGTCATGGCACTGGGCTCTTGGATATAATACAAACCAGCATAATAATAGGGATGCTTAGCTGGTTGCTCATTTTCTTGATAATAAAACCCATTGTTAATGTATTCTATAGGCTTTATTTGAAAAGGACTTATAGCCTCTAATTTGTCTTTGTTAATCTTTAAGGCATTGCTCCTTAATCCATAATGTCTTTCTTTTTCAAAATGCTTGATATAAGACGAATAGTCTTCACCTAACAACTGTTCCATTCTTTCTTTGTATGCTAATGGTAACTCCAATATGTTTCTTCCTTTCTACCACCGGTCTATCCCTATAAAAACTTACTGCAAACCAAATGAAAAGCAGGATATCATTCCTGCATTTTTTAAGTACTCACTCATTATATTATGAAAATATATGGATTCACTCATCTACTCTAAACTTTGTACTCTATAGGTTTGTGCAATAATATCTAAGTGTTTATTAAACTCAACCAACTTATCTAAGTTTTCTGCTCTATAAATCGTGTAAAACTCATCTTGTATTTTTTCAACTTCGTCTTTATCTGCTACTTTGTATAAATTCTGTATATTGGTTAGAATATCTGCAATGACATTGGATTTTACATTAAACGAGTCTTGAGCATTGATGATTTCATTTCTAATGACTGACATTTCTTGATCCAATTGCAAGACGGCATGAGATGCTTTGATTAATCTTTCTCTAATATTTTCAGGCATATTCTTTTTATACTTATACTGTAACGAATGTTCAATGGTTGCCCAAAAATTCATCGCCAACGTACGAATTTGTATCTCAGCTTGTACCCTTTTTTCTCCTAAAGCTGTATGCACATCATAATAAACAATCATATGATAACTTCTGTATCCGCTTTCTTTAATATTGGTGATATAATCTTTTTCAAATTTTATGGTCATATCGTTTCTTTTTTTAATGATATCAACCACTTTATCAATGTCTTCTACAAATTGGCATATGATTCGAATCCCTGAGATGTCTTCTATTTCTTCTTCAATTTTATTCATTGGAATATTTTTTTTATGTGCTTTTTCTAAAATACTAGATATTTTCTTAACCCTGCCATCTACCAATTCTATAGGAGAATATTTACCTAACATTCTATTTTCATAAATGATACTTTCAAATTTTACTTTTAATTCTTCTACGGCTTGTTCATATGGTAAGAGTATTTCCCTCCAAAGTTGTATTTCCATTTATGGTCACCCCACGTTCACTTTTTTATCAGTCCTATTATATCATATTTGACTGGATTATGTTATATTGTCTTTGGTCCTATCCTTTAAAAATCAATACCAAAAATTTATTTTATTATCCTCAATATACCTTAATATCCAATATGGATTAACCCAATATTCTTCACTTTGATGCTTCAATGGTACAGATATCCCCATATGTAAATGCACATCAAACATACCGATGGTTCCTTCTTCACCATATCCACTATCTCCCATAAAACCTAATAATTCTCCTGCTTTTATGGTATCTCCTTGATTAATATCACCTGTGTAAGTATATAGATGGGCATAATAAAAGTAGGCGCCAGAAGGTGCTCTTACACCAATTCGGTAGCCACCTTTTTCTAACCACCCAATATTTTCTACAACACCATCAGTCATACTAACAATGGGCAAATAACCTCTCGTATTGTTGCTATCCATTATATCTGTTCCATAATGCAATCTTTCACCACCATAACTACGTGATGCCAACCATGTATCGCCATAATAATACTCTTCATATTGACTGTTTAAGTTATAAGCGATGGGGAAAAAGCGAATATCCTCTAAAATCATTTGATATAACCCTACCAACGCTTCATATTCATTGTTTTGTTTAACCTTTTTGACTTTATTCAAATCAATAATGTCTTCGTCTAAAGCACTAAAATCATAATGTATCATTGTATTAACCAACACGTCATAAAAATCTTTTTCTTCTTCTATTGCATAGTCTTCTATTGCCACTAAAACATCATTATGAATATGAAAATTTGCAATGGCTTCTAAATCATAACTTTTTATTGCAATGGGTTCTCGGATTAAATAGAGTCTACTGATACAAAAATTTGATATTAAACTTAACAGCATTATAATCAATAGTGTCTGTTTAATGATACTATTGGATTTGTATTTTCTTCTTATTCTCTTTTTATAATTAAAACCGTATTTTCTCAATAGCATAACCTCTCAACCACTACAGCTTAAATAATCTCTATATACTCTATGAATGGGTTGAAAGGTTTATGAATGGATTGTTTTACGTTAACTCAGTATCTTCTATAAGGTGATGTCCATCTGCTGCTGTAGTGGCTAATTCATCACATCTTTCATTTTGTGGGTGTCCGCTATGACCTTTGACCCAGATGAATTTTACATCGTGTTTTTCCTTCACTTCTAATAATTTTTTCCATAAATCTATATTTTTAACAGGTTCTTTTTTCTTACCTCTTTTCCAGTTATTTAATATCCAATTGTTAATCCAACCTTCATCAAATGCATTAACAATGTATTTAGAATCTGTATATAGATTCACTTTACAAGGCTTCTTTAATATTTCTAGCCCTTTAATGGTTGCCATTAATTCCATTCTATTGTTGGTTGTTCCTATATAACCTTGGGATAGTTCTTTTATATGTTGGTTGCCTTTATTGTCTTTATATTCTAATACCACACCATAGCCCCCTGGACCATCTGGATTCCCCCTGCAGGCGCCATCTGTATAGATATTAACTTCTTTCATTACAACAATCTCCTCTCGTTTTTACAAATGCTTTTTTCTTTACTGTTTAATATTATACCATTTCTTGCCATTTGTTATAATAACAAAATAAATTTACAGTAAGTAATTTAAAAAAAGACTTAGGAACTTGTTATTTTCTCCTAAAGTCTTTTTTAAAATTCTTATTATTTGCTCAATAAAGATAATCATTATAACTATGAAAGTCTAATTTACAAACTTGCTCATAAGGATTTGGAAATCAGACTTTTATTTCTAACTTCTGTCTATAGCATAAGGTAAGTTTATAAACAAATATTAATCTTTTATCTTTTTAAGAAATTGCAAACCTTCTTCAGATTCAAAGTACTCCTTCATATTTGCTACCATATTTTTCCCACTAAAAGCTCTAATAACTGTTCCGTTTTCTATGCATAGTGTCATAGGTATAGATTCTACATTAATAGAACCTAAGATTTCATTTATTTTTTCTGGACGAGAATTCCTGTCTTGAGAGGTATCATAATAAAAAACTTCAATATTTTCGGTGTCTATATAATGGATAAAATAAGGTCTAATGTATTCACAGACTGGACAACTTGGCCGACCGATATAGATTAAACTTTGATCCTCTGTATCTATAATCTGTTCTAATTTTTCAAGGGTTATAGATGTCGTATTAGGAAAGCTACTACCTTTTTTAAGCTCATTATAAGAATGAAACCAACCAATTGTAATTGTTAAACCATATATTAATAAAATTACTATAACAATTACAGAAGACACCCTAGTAAATAAATTATTTTTAATATGTTGTATGACAAGGAAGTAAATGGCACTAATAAAACTACTTAATAATAACACCCATATGCCATTTCCGAAAAATCCAGTAACATAGTATCCTGCATCTCTGGCATAACCATTTCTAATATTAATATACACTGACATTAGAAAAAATGAGATTGAAAGAATCAGGCCTATAACAGTAATTAATTCATTGTTTTTATTTTCTTCAGTCATAAAATTGTCCTTTCTTTTATAATTTATTGTATAAAACGCAAGGAAATTCCTCTGTTAATTCTAACTAGATAATCAACTCCGTTATGTTTCTTAAAATCCTGATATTTTTCTTTGTTCACTAAATATATCTGTAGTTTAACACATTATTAATTTTTATGCTACTTAAAAGTAACCAACTGTCTCTAAAAGGTAACATAAAAACAAATTTTGCTTTTTCGTTACTTTTCAACACGATTTCATAGCAATACTCTATAAATTTGTTATAAAAAATGATAACTGTTATTTTTATTTCTAATGATTTGTAAATTTAATAAGTTGACTGTTGTACAATCTTATCCATAATGAACTGCCTCCTATGTGATTTCTATCCATCTGACT
The genomic region above belongs to Natranaerovirga hydrolytica and contains:
- the rnhA gene encoding ribonuclease HI, which codes for MKEVNIYTDGACRGNPDGPGGYGVVLEYKDNKGNQHIKELSQGYIGTTNNRMELMATIKGLEILKKPCKVNLYTDSKYIVNAFDEGWINNWILNNWKRGKKKEPVKNIDLWKKLLEVKEKHDVKFIWVKGHSGHPQNERCDELATTAADGHHLIEDTELT
- a CDS encoding RsmF rRNA methyltransferase first C-terminal domain-containing protein, which encodes MELPLAYKERMEQLLGEDYSSYIKHFEKERHYGLRSNALKINKDKLEAISPFQIKPIEYINNGFYYQENEQPAKHPYYYAGLYYIQEPSAMTPANVFPIEKGDKVLDLCAAPGGKSTELGAKLQGTGILFSNDISNSRAKGLLKNIELSGITNVIVSSEPSEKLAHHFKGYFDKILVDAPCSGEGMFRKDPSMIKNWSAESVLEYATLQKQIILDAATMLKPGGLLLYSTCTFAPEENEAVIQHLLDHHLGFTIEPLPKSNGFDNGKPEWINSSHTELENCIRLWPHKINGEGHFIALLRKEETASNTTVKDYSYKKNNQQVKIVTEFIEENLLLDFDYTRIDIIQNKAYYLPEGMPNVKGLRLLRTGWYLGEIKKDRFEPSQSLAMGLSLNQAKHAIDFSVNQEAVIRYLKGESLRIEANKGWNLVGVDGYPLGWGKSNNNMLKNKYYTGWRWM
- a CDS encoding pseudouridine synthase is translated as MKQQLRLDKFLANMGIGTRTEVKQYIRKGLVSINNETVKKADCKVNTETDTVCYNNQVVSYVNYEYYILNKPAGVISATEDKKDTTVIDLIKDKKRKDLFPVGRLDKDTEGLLIITNDGKLNHNLLSPKKHVKKVYYAKIDGCVTEEDRVKFKEGIILEDGYKCLPSDLKINVSDTLSEIELTLYEGKFHQVKRMFEAVDKKVMYLKRIQMGNLKIDKTLEIGQYRPLTEKELALLEDS
- a CDS encoding thioredoxin family protein, which gives rise to MTEENKNNELITVIGLILSISFFLMSVYINIRNGYARDAGYYVTGFFGNGIWVLLLSSFISAIYFLVIQHIKNNLFTRVSSVIVIVILLIYGLTITIGWFHSYNELKKGSSFPNTTSITLEKLEQIIDTEDQSLIYIGRPSCPVCEYIRPYFIHYIDTENIEVFYYDTSQDRNSRPEKINEILGSINVESIPMTLCIENGTVIRAFSGKNMVANMKEYFESEEGLQFLKKIKD
- a CDS encoding M23 family metallopeptidase — its product is MRKYGFNYKKRIRRKYKSNSIIKQTLLIIMLLSLISNFCISRLYLIREPIAIKSYDLEAIANFHIHNDVLVAIEDYAIEEEKDFYDVLVNTMIHYDFSALDEDIIDLNKVKKVKQNNEYEALVGLYQMILEDIRFFPIAYNLNSQYEEYYYGDTWLASRSYGGERLHYGTDIMDSNNTRGYLPIVSMTDGVVENIGWLEKGGYRIGVRAPSGAYFYYAHLYTYTGDINQGDTIKAGELLGFMGDSGYGEEGTIGMFDVHLHMGISVPLKHQSEEYWVNPYWILRYIEDNKINFWY
- a CDS encoding GTP pyrophosphokinase, which gives rise to MEIQLWREILLPYEQAVEELKVKFESIIYENRMLGKYSPIELVDGRVKKISSILEKAHKKNIPMNKIEEEIEDISGIRIICQFVEDIDKVVDIIKKRNDMTIKFEKDYITNIKESGYRSYHMIVYYDVHTALGEKRVQAEIQIRTLAMNFWATIEHSLQYKYKKNMPENIRERLIKASHAVLQLDQEMSVIRNEIINAQDSFNVKSNVIADILTNIQNLYKVADKDEVEKIQDEFYTIYRAENLDKLVEFNKHLDIIAQTYRVQSLE